From Drosophila yakuba strain Tai18E2 chromosome 2L, Prin_Dyak_Tai18E2_2.1, whole genome shotgun sequence, one genomic window encodes:
- the LOC6528893 gene encoding uncharacterized protein LOC6528893 isoform X11 has product MPNNRNRNRNRNRNKRNRNQNQNQNQNPSQNENNQQQAEGAEDREEQQDFQTQIAVAQSSFSVDDNGNSGSVSNGPTENCEEVTNTLEKTEKIEEISEQPATVIQQEADLEAEMGAKNSKHRKEKSDKQASNGKAEEQVRPPPTIIRRPPGSPRQAKVIVHRIVREEDKANGTAQSPEPPKVVTPKEQHLEVEALNEQLPNAHQEVETKQGQENEKGQKELPESSHLSEDAKQKLVEVENNRQVYDEVDYLSDETIEKNPKEAQHDPKEQEQYVLQLEKAMEFVENAHQQHVAAVQSYQIQRDTKPNAQQQEQNEVQHPQESTDAPPQPVAVPQVLKDTNKKEEQQEPILNNAQQQNGQIAPKSQKEFQIKVEFQAEDSRSQQPPPLKPTSKVIIHQIHLETTDEEKNSKPTFEEISSTTGSLAGTLSPPPRYLVESPKNVSSGQFARFSRDVQIQELELNSEFSSGEFNSLQSPLVCEVDSESEGSVAVGPERSPSDQQVPSSSRVEQQEQLRQKRAQKRNALESHFLPQLLNPRYLDSILEENEWRNSTASSGGSDQTGIRTPKLNETFPRSQLDFSRRHKRREEAPSPLKLETRLLEDSTDLESCTRLQSTLSPQSEDAELVYLSSSASSSVSDLMELELEQAAALAERALVDLDTDASRLIARPDDEMSSTSTTTADRSETEAETETETEREGEQSRESTPVNANPTLASSQSSLLSAPTPTPTPTPTPADREQLAKDTNVSGGSTISFGAASPLAATREEFVRNMDKVRELIEMTRREQEQGELPRSPSPPPVPPPPASVPPYSPESSSFHLASLQLKRQESNDSHCSDSTTHSQCTAINLASPPPPPTAQPPTPPLRQKPAPPPVPPPVSPPAPPTPQSEPELSVADSVANADADAGADTDTEAIKKLRLLCTEQLASMPYGEQVLEELASVAQNIADQSQSKMPYPMPQLPHIKELQLNANETKSTSAWLGLPTQSDPQVLVCLSPGQRDLVNTQTQPDDLLDAHQKFVERRGYHELSKAQVLEQDHQQQQSEMLKTAAMMRELRKSLSPTAPPVPPPPVPLKSAETAAKATAHENAKRDDASEQKQKITECESSSLENKPRRAADLGAQQSAEHRQSSSTTTSSHKATTETMSSDTAKFPTLDSMESELARMFPQHRGDIFEEQRKRFSNIEFPSHQPVSQTKRYSNIETSSFESKKRLENGQVVYDVSTSSHEKKEQGDPPKDQSAPPVPPPPIMSATKLNGNTFIDGGVAPKNSQSSRENGSGSGNGTYEEFRQRAKAAADAFGEQREQQNGLDQDRVFKDFDRLSQQMHAELQSTREKREKSASMYDLSGFTRPATGHPRLDELQQRRHAHMQELEREIERSAKSRQERMSSVPRQMEATPPRTHEIPIELEPRSRRAESLCNLNESPPRPHTTVGHYNHPGAQDDWSRYANDLGYSENIARPFAREVEICYQRQNQRTPHGIRAPRLSASTNDLSSSSQYSYDTFNAYGGRRTHAPMLNQAQQQQRPHYGSCYSMIERDPNPRYISTTSRRGVSPAPPPVASPQQQQVPPPAYDRQQRRSSLPRELHEQQLKYILSKEEELKFEVERLQQERRRLMEEMQRAPVLPAPQRRESYRPAAKLPTLSEDEVFRQQMAEEWMNKVAEREERRQHKIIRISKIEDEHDHSAVDKTTISDEFLDRVKERRHKLAMPADSDWESGAESQPQPAAQSQPESDVEAPPVRILEGQAEANLRQLPRHLREFAKFSTSEQLPDGAQMERHEEQERREEATDNAHSSATKKTSIVKTYKVSRLPPSVQDRATATEEANSAATGMGVRLRPRPPKQTRFLLNAQQLQQQRQRRSWSESDLLKEIDSELQLAKGFLYANGVWTPYGSSSDLNQSGTTSATPPPPPPPSLPVWTPQPSPVLSGRKEFRPVRFESPTLPRRYTAQQHQQQQQKTTTTIPPWSSTENGEGAPPPTAIASLNSVNSNSDYAETDCSGHFGPVAPSASVSDKIRTFERSSSNSELQRPFARRQLSDASRPAYRPNEVIYKVKHEYMSEPETGSDRPRKMAQLGRRQYDGIGPVTNDGMPIILRSEVKEPHQHEWYKRLYQTIHKQKNGDDFVIRYKCPRARPSYKSNGYVSEPEPNYDSDYSTVRYRTQNPHRVQSVSSAVNVRNLTQDEKLYGTMPNPIKSAQSSYKNQPGRIENYTTGHSSVSEKEKKEWWDEVMDIFNGSLEQSKLSPLYTEGNLSRALAKESGYTSDSNLVFRKKEVPVSSPLSPVEQKQAYKSLQAGGEPPLLGFRKPAPEKPRDLDPNAPPIPPQPPVKGLSSYDFPYNTDTVDGSDVNIHFKTPIRHEQRQNLSEEELAIRQAEHMQKLYHEERRRKYLQELQDMNSRRHTDNFTPSQKSPIALNRYDDFPTDVTLKSLVGPKTVARALFNFQGQTSKELSFRKGDTIYIRRQIDANWYEGEHNAMIGLLPASYVEIVSRDGARTPSKRPSEGQARAKYNFQAQSGIELSLNKGELVTLTRRVDGNWFEGKIANRKGIFPCSYVEVLTDIGAEDIAAKTTTVITSQSTTNLRPNLDVLRTNINNEFNTLTQNGAQPPNGILKETRTLHKTDALHVDTSSEPLAYRALYKYRPQNSDELELLEGDVVHVLEKCDDGWFVGTSQRTGCFGTFPGNYVERA; this is encoded by the exons GTTGAAAATAATCGACAAGTTTACGATGAAGTGGACTACTTGAGCGATGAGACCATTGAAAAGAATCCAAAAGAAGCGCAACATGATCCAAAGGAACAGGAGCAGTATGTGTTGCAACTCGAAAAGGCTATGGAATTTGTAGAAAATGCACATCAGCAACACGTTGCTGCTGTCCAAAGTTATCAAATACAAAGAGACACGAAGCCAAACGCACAGCAACAGGAGCAAAATGAAGTACAGCACCCACAGGAATCAACTGACGCACCTCCACAACCGGTTGCTGTTCCACAAGTCCTTAAAGATACCAATAAGAAGGAAGAGCAACAGGaaccaattttaaataatgccCAACAGCAAAATGGACAGATTGCACCAAAATCCCAAAAGGaattccaaataaaagttGAGTTTCAAGCCGAGGATTCTCGTTCCCAGCAGCCTCCTCCACTGAAGCCCACCTCCAAGGTGATTATCCATCAGATACACCTGGAAACCACCGACGAAGAGAAAAATTCTAAGCCCACTTTCGAGGAGATCAGCAGCACTACCGGTTCTCTGGCCGGAACCCTATCTCCACCACCCCGTTATTTAGTGGAGTCTCCGAAGAACGTGTCAAGTGGTCAGTTTGCGCGCTTTTCGCGTGATGTGCAAATCCAGGAGCTGGAACTGAACAGCGAATTCAGCTCCGGGGAATTCAATTCCCTGCAGTCGCCGCTGGTTTGCGAAGTAGACTCGGAATCAGAGGGATCTGTAGCCGTGGGTCCGGAACGATCGCCGTCGGATCAGCAGGTGCCGTCCAGCAGCCGagtggagcagcaggagcagctgcgcCAGAAACGTGCCCAAAAACGGAACGCTTTGGAGTCGCACTTCCTGCCGCAGTTGCTTAATCCCCGCTATCTGGACAGCATCCTAGAGGAGAACGAATGGAGAAACTCCACTGCCTCCTCTGGCGGAAGCGATCAGACGGGGATCCGCACCCCCAAGCTGAACGAGACCTTTCCCAGGAGTCAGTTGGACTTCAGCCGCAGGCACAAGCGGAGGGAGGAGGCCCCGTCGCCTCTTAAGCTCGAAACTAGATTGCTGGAGGACTCCACCGATCTGGAGAGCTGCACCCGACTGCAGAGCACCCTGTCTCCCCAGTCCGAAGATGCGGAGCTAGTTTACCTGAGCTCCTCGGCCTCCAGCAGTGTCTCTGACCTCATGGAACTAGAACTTGAACAGGCCGCCGCCTTGGCGGAGAGGGCCCTTGTGGACTTGGATACGGATGCCAGCCGGTTGATTGCTCGGCCGGATGATGAGAtgagcagcaccagcaccaccacggCAGACAGGAGCGAGacggaagcggaaacggaaacagaGACGGAGAGAGAGGGCGAGCAGAGTCGTGAGAGCACACCTGTTAACGCCAACCCGACGCTCGCCAGTTCGCAGTCTTCGCTGCTGAGCGCCCCAACGCCGACGCCGACGCCGACGCCCACTCCCGCCGATCGCGAACAATTagcaaaagatacaaatgtatctggCGGATCGACTATTAGTTTCGGGGCAGCATCGCCGCTAGCGGCCACGCGCGAGGAGTTCGTTCGCAACATGGACAAAGTGCGCGAGTTGATCGAGATGACGCGGCGCGAACAGGAGCAAGGTGAACTACCGCGATCGCCGTCGCCGCCGCCCGTTCCCCCGCCTCCCGCCTCCGTGCCACCCTACAGTCCCGAGTCCTCCTCGTTCCACCTAGCTTCCTTGCAGCTGAAGCGGCAGGAGTCGAACGACTCCCACTGCTCCGACAGCACCACCCACAGCCAATGCACGGCCATCAACCTGGCCAGTCCCCCACCGCCACCCACCGCTCAGCCACCCACACCGCCACTCAGACAAAAGCCCGCACCACCACCCGTACCGCCACCCGTATCACCACCCGCACCACCAACTCCCCAATCAGAGCCAGAGCTTTCAGTTGCAGATTCGGTTGCGAATGCGGATGCAGATGCAGGGGCCGACACGGATACGGAAGCCATAAAGAAGCTGCGCCTGCTGTGCACCGAGCAGTTGGCTTCCATGCCCTATGGCGAACAGGTGCTCGAGGAGCTAGCCAGTGTGGCCCAGAACATAGCCGATCAGTCCCAGAGCAAGATGCCCTATCCCATGCCCCAGCTGCCGCACATCAAGGAGCTGCAGTTAAACGCAAATGAGACCAAGTCCACATCCGCCTGGCTGGGTCTGCCCACCCAGTCCGATCCCCAGGTATTGGTCTGCCTGTCACCCGGCCAGAGGGATTTGGTAAACACCCAGACCCAGCCGGATGACCTGCTAGATGCCCACCAAAAGTTCGTGGAGCGTCGGGGGTACCATGAGTTGTCCAAGGCCCAGGTTCTCGAGCAGgaccaccagcagcagcagagcgagATGCTCAAGACGGCGGCCATGATGCGCGAGTTGCGCAAGAGTCTCTCGCCGACGGCGCCCCCTGTCCCTCCGCCGCCGGTACCATTGAAGAGCGCCGAAACGGCGGCCAAGGCGACCGCTCATGAAAACGCCAAGAGAGATGACGCAAGCGAACAAAAGCAGAAGATCACAGAATGCGAATCGTCATCGCTTGAAAATAAACCAAGGCGAGCAGCTGATCTTGGTGCTCAGCAGTCGGCAGAGCACCgccagagcagcagcaccaccacctccagcCACAAAGCGACCACAGAGACCATGTCCAGTGACACCGCCAAGTTTCCCACGCTGGACAGCATGGAGAGTGAGCTGGCCAGGATGTTCCCCCAGCACAGGGGCGACATTTTCGAGGAGCAGCGCAAGCGGTTCTCCAACATCGAGTTCCCCAGCCATCAGCCTGTCAGTCAGACCAAGCGGTACTCCAACATCGAGACGAGTAGCTTCGAGTCCAAGAAGCGTTTGGAGAATGGTCAGGTAGTCTACGATGTGAGCACTTCCAGTCATGAGAAGAAGGAGCAGGGCGATCCACCCAAGGACCAGTCTGCACCGCCTGTTCCCCCGCCGCCAATTATGTCAGCAACGAAATTAAACGGCAACACTTTCATTGATGGAGGCGTGGCGCCCAAAAATAGCCAGTCGTCGCGAGAGAACGGTagtggcagcggcaacggTACGTATGAGGAATTTCGGCAGCGTGCCAAGGCCGCTGCGGATGCTTTTGGAgagcagcgggagcagcaaAACGGGCTGGATCAAGACCGCGTGTTCAAGGACTTCGATAGGCTGTCCCAGCAGATGCACGCCGAGCTGCAAAGCACCCGGGAAAAGCGGGAGAAGTCGGCTTCCATGTACGATCTCAGTGGCTTCACTCGCCCCGCGACTGGTCATCCGAGACTAGATGAGTTGCAGCAGAGAAGACATGCCCACATGCAGGAGTTGGAAAGGGAAATAGAGCGGTCGGCAAAGTCGCGACAGGAGCGAATGTCCTCGGTACCGCGACAAATGGAGGCCACACCACCTCGAACTCATGAGATTCCCATTGAGCTGGAGCCACGTTCCCGACGCGCAGAGTCCCTGTGCAATCTAAATGAGTCACCACCACGTCCGCATACCACCGTGGGTCACTATAACCATCCGGGGGCTCAGGATGACTGGTCTAGGTATGCCAACGATTTGGGATACTCGGAGAACATAGCACGACCCTTTGCCAGGGAGGTGGAGATTTGTTATCAGCGCCAGAATCAGAGAACACCACATGGCATTAGGGCTCCCCGCCTTTCCGCCAGCACCAACGATCTGAGCAGCTCTAGTCAATATAGCTACGATACCTTCAACGCCTACGGAGGCAGAAGGACCCATGCCCCCATGTTGAACCAggcgcaacagcaacaacgaccTCATTACGGCAGTTGTTACTCCATGATCGAGAGGGATCCCAATCCCAGGTACATTAGCACCACCTCGCGAAGGGGCGTGAGTCCAGCACCGCCACCAGTTGCATCtccgcaacagcagcaggtgcCACCACCTGCCTACGATCGCCAGCAGAGGAGATCCTCGCTGCCGAGGGAATTGCATGAACAGCAGCTAAAGTACATACTAtccaaggaggaggagctcaAGTTTGAAGTGGAGCGATTGCAGCAGGAGCGCCGTCGTCTAATGGAGGAAATGCAGAGGGCTCCAGTCCTGCCGGCTCCTCAGAGGAGGGAGAGCTACAGGCCCGCCGCCAAGCTGCCAACTCTGAGCGAGGATGAGGTATTCCGGCAGCAAATGGCCGAGGAGTGGATGAACAAGGTGGCTGAGCGGGAAGAGCGGCGCCAGCACAAGATCATACGCATATCAAAGATTGAGGATGAGCACGATCACTCCGCGGTGGACAAGACAACCATAAGCGATGAATTCTTGGATCGGGTGAAGGAGCGCCGTCACAAGTTGGCTATGCCGGCGGACAGCGACTGGGAAAGTGGGGCGGAATCTCAGCCCCAGCCAGCGGCCCAATCTCAGCCAGAATCGGATGTGGAAGCGCCACCAGTACGCATACTAGAGGGCCAGGCGGAGGCCAATCTCCGCCAGCTGCCACGGCACCTGCGGGAGTTCGCAAAGTTCTCCACCAGCGAACAGTTGCCAGATGGCGCCCAAATGGAGCGTCACGAGGAACAGGAGCGCAGGGAGGAGGCCACCGACAATGCGCACAGCAGTGCCACCAAGAAGACGAGCATCGTGAAGACGTACAAGGTTTCCAGGCTACCGCCTTCCGTCCAGG ACAGAGCCACCGCAACCGAGGAGGCGAACTCAGCGGCAACGGGAATGGGTGTCCGGCTgcgaccacgcccacccaaGCAGACGCGCTTCCTCCTTAATgcgcagcagctgcagcagcagaggcagcggcGCAGCTGGTCGGAAAGCGATCTTCTCAAGGAGATCGACAGCGAACTGCAGCTGGCCAAGGGCTTCCTCTACGCGAATG GCGTGTGGACACCTTACGGTTCCAGCAGCGATCTAAATCAATCGGGCACCACatcggccacgccccctcccccGCCGCCACCCTCGCTGCCCGTTTGGACGCCACAACCGTCACCGGTGCTAAGCGGACGCAAGGAGTTCCGTCCGGTCCGTTTCGAGTCCCCCACTCTGCCCCGTCGCTATACGgcgcagcagcaccaacagcagcaacagaagaCGACGACTACAATCCCGCCGTGGTCCAGTACGGAGAACGGAGAAGGtgccccaccacccaccgcaaTAGCCTCCCTCAACTCCGTGAACTCGAACTCGGACTACGCCGAAACTGACTGCTCCGGGCACTTTGGTCCCGTGGCGCCCAGTGCCAGTGTCTCCGACAAGATCAGAA CATTCGAACGCTCTTCATCCAACTCGGAGTTGCAGAGGCCGTTTGCGCGGCGCCAGCTGTCCGACGCCAGTCGTCCAGCCTACAGGCCCAATGAAGTCA TCTACAAAGTCAAGCACGAGTATATGAGCGAACCGGAGACGGGCAGCGATCGTCCCCGGAAAATGGCACAGTTAGGGCGAAGGCAGTACGACGGCATCGGTCCGGTGACCAACGATGGAATGCCCATCATCCTGAGATCG GAGGTCAAGGAGCCGCATCAGCATGAATGGTACAAGCGTCTCTATCAGACCATTCACAAGCAGAAGAACGGCG ATGATTTTGTGATTCGCTACAAGTGTCCCAGAG CCCGTCCGTCGTACAAGAGCAACGGATACGTCTCAGAGCCCGAACCCAACTACGATTCGGATTACTCCACGGTGAGGTACCGCACCCAGAATCCGCACCGTGTTCAGTCCGTCTCCTCGGCTGTCAATGTGCGCAACCTAACCCAGGACGAGAA GTTGTATGGTACTATGCCAAATCCCATAAAATCAGCGCAAAGCTCGTATAAGAATCAGCCAGGACGCATCGAGAACTATACAACAGGTCATTCATCAGTTtccgaaaaggaaaagaaggaG TGGTGGGACGAAGTGATGGACATCTTTAACGGG AGTCTAGAACAATCGAAACTATCGCCATTGTACACAGAAGGTAACTTGTCCAG AGCTTTGGCCAAGGAATCCGGGTATACTAGCGATTCCAATCTGGTCTTCCGCAAGAAGGAGGTACCCGTAAGCAGTCCCCTTAGCCCCGTTGAACAAAAGCAGGCCTACAAGAGTCTCCAGGCAGGCGGAGAACCTCCCCTGCTCGGCTTCCGCAAACCAGCGCCCGAGAAACCCCGTG ATCTCGACCCGAACGCGCCCCCCATTCCCCCACAGCCGCCAGTCAAGGGTCTCTCCTCCTACGATTTCCCGTACAACACCGACACAGTCGACGGATCAG ACGTAAACATCCACTTCAAGACACCCATCAGGCATGAGCAACGCCAAAACTTGTCCGAAGAGGAACTAGCCATTCGCCAAGCGGAGCACATGCAGAAGCTCTACCACGAGGAGCGCCGTCGAAAGTATCTACAGGAGCTGCAGGACATGAATTCGCGCCGCCACACGGACAACTTCACCCCGTCGCAGAAGTCGCCCATCGCCCTTAATCGCTACGATGACTTCCCTACGGACGTGACCCTCAAGTCGCTGGTGGGCCCCAAGACGGTGGCCCGTGCTCTCTTCAACTTCCAGGGACAGACCTCCAA GGAGCTATCCTTCCGCAAGGGCGACACCATCTACATCAGGCGGCAGATCGATGCCAACTGGTATGAGGGCGAGCACAATGCCATGATTGGACTGCTCCCAGCCAGTTATGTTGAG ATTGTCAGTCGAGACGGCGCCCGTACGCCATCCAAGCGACCATCGGAGGGCCAGGCCCGTGCCAAATACAACTTCCAGGCCCAGTCGGGCATCGAGCTCTCCTTGAACAAGGGCGAACTGGTCACTTTGACACGCCGAGTTGATGGCAACTGGTTCGAGGGCAAGATTGCTAACAGGAAGGGCATCTTCCCGTGCTCCTACGTGGAG GTACTTACTGATATTGGTGCTGAGGACATTGCGGCCAAAACAACCACCGTGATTACCAGCCAGAGCACCACGAATCTGCGGCCTAATCTCGACGTGCTGCGCACAAACATCAACAATGAGTTCAATACGCTGACGCAAAATGGAGCACAGCCACCGAACGGAATCCTTAAGGAAACGCGGACGCTGCACAAGACGGATGCCCTCCATGTGGACACCAGTTCCGAACCATTGGC GTACCGCGCACTGTACAAGTATCGGCCACAGAACTCCGACGAACTGGAACTGCTCGAGGGAGATGTGGTCCATGTACTGGAAAAGTGTGACGACGGATGGTTCGTGGGCACCTCACAGAGGACCGGCTGTTTCGGCACATTCCCCGGCAATTACGTGGAAAGGGCCTAG